A stretch of DNA from Vibrio gallaecicus:
TTGAGTTTGGCAAAATTGATGAGATGGTCGATATGATCCAAACTCGTTTGTCTGGGCACACCCCACGCCCTTCTTTATTACATGGTGACTTATGGCATGGAAACGTGGCGAATTCGGCTTTTGGACCCATTTGTTATGACCCAGCTTGTTATTGGGGAGACCGCGAGTGTGATATTGCCATGACTGAGCTTTTTGAAGGTTTTCAGCCTGATTTTTACTTAGGGTATGAAAGTATCGCACCTTTAGATCTAGGCTATAGTGAACGAAAAGGTATCTATAATCTTTATCACCTTTTGAATCATTGCAATCAATTTGGTGGTCATTATCTTGCGCAAACAGAAGCCTGTATAGAAAGAATTCAAGCTTTTTAATTTATTAATTATTTGTGAATTACATAATTACTAATAGCACTAGCTTCGAGTAAAGCTAATAATTAACACCTTTAGCTATGGGTCAATAATTAAGCAGTAATGCAAGCTAAGTAAGAGGAAGTACTCTATGCATAATTACACTGAGAAAAGAGTCAATTGCCCACATTGCGGACATTCGATTGGAATTACTTTAGATGCTTCTAATGGTAGCCAGGATTTTTATGACGATTGTCCAGCATGCTGCCGAGCAATTCATTTGGACATGAAAGTTGATGAGCTAAATGACCAAATTAATTTGTCCATTGATGCGGATGATGAACAAATTTTTTAATGATAAAACGCTCTCGCTACCGCAGGACATAAATAAAAAAGAGCACTCACGTGCTCTTTTATTATTGTTACATTTTAACTAAATGTTGCCTTTCGCTGCGAGTACTCTTTCAACTGTATCCACAATCGCTTGAGTTTGAGGATCGAATTCAATATTAACTCGCTCGCCTACTTCCCTTCTTCCAAATAGCGTTCTATTCAATGTCTCTGGGATTAAGTGCACTGAAAAGCGATTATCTTCCACTTCACCGATCGTTAAGGAACAACCATCTATACCAATATAACCTTTACTTAAAACATACTTCATTGATGCTTCTGGTAATTCGAACCAAATAGTACGGTTGTTTTCAGTTTTAATGATGTTTTGAATAGTCGCAGTTAATGCAATGTGCCCTGACATACTGTGACCACCTATTTCATCACCAAATTTTGCGGCACGTTCAATGTTTACGTCATTGCCAACATTAACGTCACCTAAATTGGTTAATGCAAGTGTCGCTTGCATAAGATCAAATGATATACGGTTCTCGTTTATTTCAGTGACGGTGAGACAGCAACCATTATGAGCAACAGAAGCACCAATCGCTAAACCTTCAGCAAGCTGCCCATTGAGTTCTATAATGTGAGTTTGGAATTTGTCTTTTTTATCAATAGCAACAACCGTCGCCACGCCTTGCACTATACCTGTAAACATAATATTCCTATCAAACTTGATGAATGAACAGTTTTTCATAGCAGTTATTGTGACATTTCTTTATCATTCATCCTAGTGGAAGCCTAAAGATCAGTTAAACCTCGTTCGTCCTGAACGTCTAACTCCTTCGCTCACCTACCCTCAACGTTACTGGAGTTAATTGTGCATCGATACAAACAAGAAGCCTCAAATTTAGTCAAACTTGCAACACCTGTATTAATCGCCTCTGTTGCTCAAACAGGAATGAGCTTTGTAGATACCGTCATGGCCGGTGGCGTAAGTGCTATCGATATGGCTGCGGTATCTATTGCAGCAAGTATTTGGCTACCTTCCATATTATTTGGTGTCGGTCTGCTAATGGCTCTTGTCCCTGTTGTCGCTCAGCTGAACGGTTCTGGTCGCCAAGTAAAGATCCCTTTTGAAATCCAACAAGGGATTATGCTAGCGCTTCTGATTTCCATTCCAATCATTGGTGTTCTATTTCAGACGCAATATATTTTAGAAATGATGGATGTTGAAACTGCTATGGCGGACAAAACCAACGGTTACATGAATGCCGTTATGTTTGCCGTACCAGCATTCTTACTTTTTCAGACTTTACGTAGCTTAACTGATGGCTTATCACTAACAAAACCTGCGATGGTGATCGGTTTTCTTGGCTTGCTGATTAACATTCCACTTAATTGGATGTTTGTTTACGGTAAATTAGGCGCCCCTGCACTTGGTGGCGTGGGTTGTGGTGTGGCAACAGCGATTGTTTATTGGATCATGTTTGCTTTATTACTGCTGTATGTTGTGACTTCGAAGCGCCTAGCAAAAATTAATGTGTTCGGTGAGTTCCATAAGCCTCAACTTAAAGCTCAAGTACGCTTATTCAAACTTGGCTTCCCAGTTGCCGCCTCTATCTTTTTTGAAGTGACCTTATTTGCTGTTGTAGCGCTTTTAGTTGCTCCATTAGGCTCACTGATTGTCGCGGCTCACCAAGTGGCCATTAACTTCTCATCTCTAATCTTTATGTTACCTATGAGTATTGGTACGGCGGTGAGTATTCGTGTTGGGCACAAGCTAGGAGAGAGCAATATTGAAGGAGCCAAAATTGCTACCCATGTAGGAATTTTAGTTGGTTTAGCAACATCATTTGTCACCGCTGCTCTGACCGTTATATTCAGTGAAAATATTGCACTACTTTATACCGATAATAGAGCAGTAATTACCATTGCCATGCAACTTCTATTATTTGCTGCTATTTACCAATGTACTGATGCAATACAAGTTATCGCAGCTGGTGCATTACGTGGTTATAAAGACATGCGAGCGATCTTCAACAGAACATTCATTGCATACTGGCTAATTGGTTTACCACTAGGTTACATTTTAGGTATGACAGACTGGATTGTAGAGCCTATGGGCGCTCATGGTTTTTGGATTGGATTCATTGTTGGACTTTCTTCAGCAGCAGCAATGCTTGGAGTTCGCCTTCACTGGATGCATAAACAAGACGACAATGTACAGCTAGAATTCGGTTCGCGTTAGTTTGCATTAATTGGATTTGTTTAAGTTCAAATCCCTTTGGTCAACAACATATAGTTGATGAATTTAAAGATGCTCTATGAAGTTAAAATCGGCCGGACATCTTGATAATTGACATAGAGCTCTGCACTTGCAGGGCTCTTTTAGTAATCACTTCTTTGCCTTACAAATCGGGCAAACTTGGGGATGCCATTTTGGGTAAAACCATTATACCTAAAAGTAATAGTCGACCCGATTTCTGGTGGTGATAACCTCAACTCGTCAGTGAAACCACTTCCAATATAAAACTCTGCCCCTTCTTTTGTCTTAACCAGTACCGATCCCATCATCCCTTTGTACTTACCTGTCCCACCTTTATAGCCAAGAATAATGGCTTCAGCATCATGGTGCTGCTTTAACTTCAGCAAATCATTACTACGTCCGGCTTGATAGCGACTTGATACCTTCCTCAACATCAAACCTTCGCCTTCATCACTACCAATATTATCTAAGTGCTCAAATAAAATTCTTTCGCTTAATATAGGAGTATGGGTGACGTATTTAATATGATCTTCATTAATCACGGCTACCCAATGCAAAATATTATAGTAACGCTTCTGGTAGTCGCCAGCAGCCCCTGGCATATCAAACAGCATTAGATCGATTGCTTTCCATGCTTCATCATTTGGTGTTTGATCAAGTACGGTGGATTGAACAATATGAAACTTTCCACGACCTGCCCACAACTCCCCTTCTAACCGCACATTAGGCAAGTTTTTTGTAAACCAACTGGGCGCGTAAATTCTATTACCATTTCGTGTATGTAGATGAGCACCATCCCAAACCGCTCTTACACCATCAAGCTTTTCACTTTTCCAGTACTCATCAACATTAACTCCTTGCTCGTATTGATTAGCTAATACAAGACTTTCAGGCGGCATATATGACTGATGTGCATAACTAGAAAAGGACAAACAGGTAGCAATGGTAAGTTGGGTTAGTTTCATAAAAAGCTCCTTAGGCAGGCTCTAAGTTTTACACCATTTGCTTAGCATTCACGACATCAATGGATTGCATTGCGATCCAGCCTTCATTCTTATAGCACTTTGCATTTCAAGCTCTTAATAACTTGAGCAGATACCCCACTCACCCTTTTCTCGTTCTCAATTTGATAATTGACTGTTTCTCAATATGAGAAGACATAACCAGTAACACATAAGCTATTGAATTTTATCAACTATAATATTGGCACGTATTCTGCTCTTATAAACATAAGCACACATGGAGATAGAATTATGGAACTACGTAAAATTGAACTCAACAACACCACTCTAACCCTTTCAATATTCGGAAACTTAGATGCGATTGGAAGCCGAGATGTACAAACAGACATTGATGATGTGATCTCTAATGATAAACACCCTGAAATAGAGATTGATTTCAGCCAAGTTGAATTTTTGGACTCATCAGGCGTTGGTGCCATTGTTTATATGTTTAAGCGCCTAACCGAACGCGAGCGAAATATGCGTCTTGAGAATGTTAAAGGGCAACCTTTAGAAATCATGAACTTACTAAGAATTGGTCACGCAATTCCAGTGAATTCTAAGAGCGAAAGCCACTGATTAGTCAATTAGTTTCCTATACTTAAAGTAATTAATTTGTATTAACGAACAAACAGTCATCAAGCAGCTCAAAATACTCAAACATAATAATAAAAAAAGTAACAAGGATGTTGGCATGAATATATCAAATCGATACCTAGCTATAACTCTATCTGTTCTTGTTGTTGGGTGTACTAGTTACCCGCAGCAAGGTACAGGAGGACTAGCAGAAAACTATGATTCCATTAATTACCAGAACTCAGATTTCTCACCAGTTATGCCTGACGAGCCATTAGGCCCAGAGCACGGTCTACGCTTTGACTGGCAACTTGCCAAACTACACTTAGACTCTCTTATCCGCGAAGGAGCCCGATGGTGTTTTCCTGCTGCTGTCGTTCAAGCAATAGAAAAGCAAAACCGTATTGCAAGAGAACTTCAAGGCGGCTTATTGCTAGATGCGGCAAACGATATTGTGATACAGCGTAAGCGACTAAATGAACTAGAAGTACAACTCGATTACGTCACTTCACAAACTCGTTGTTCGCCACCAAAAAATGAATCTCAGTTTAGGCTGCACCTATCTGTGATAGAAAATCTGTATTCACTTCTTAATGTCGACAATCAATTCGCCATCAACTCTACAGAAGTAAACCCTAAATATATGGGAAAACTTGCCGAAGCAGCCAATATCTTAAAAGAATATAAAGACTTAACGCTGGTCGTAACTGGTCATGCTGATGCTACTGGTGAAGAAGACTATAACGACAAACTTGCTCTTGGCAGAGCCAAACAAGTTGAGCGATATCTCACCATTTTTGGTTTGAGCCCACAACGTATTGATACCGTTTCTTTAGGCGAAACCGTACCTCTTTTTGAAGGAAAAACCGATGGGACTCGCTTAACAAACCGCCGAGTCAGTATTGAAGTAATTTCACCAGAAAAATTAAATAATATGGGAGGCTCATTATGAACATGCCAACAAATACCCATTACCTTAGTTATGTCTCATGGTCGAAGTGGCTATTCATCAGTGTAGTTTTATTCAGCCTTAGCTTTACCAACCTAGCTTTCTCTGATGACTCAGATCTATTTTCTGATGCGGTTCAGGTCGGTGATTTAATTCAAGTTAATGTTCCTGGTGAAACAACATTAAACAAAGGTTTCCAAGTCGATAAAAGAGGCAGAATTACGTTACCAGAAGTCGGTGCTATTTTCGTTGCAGGTTACGATAATGAACAACTGAACCGTGTAGTGCTAGATTCCCTCAGTAACGCTTTTCGAGATCTTTCTAACGCTTCCGTTTTTGTTAAAGAACAGCAAATATTAATTTCTGTACAAGGTTACGTTGAGCAGCCCGGTGAATACACTTTGGCACAAGGTTCAAGCATACAAATGGCACTACATGCTGCAGGAGGGCTTCGAGCTGGTGCTCAACTAGATAAGTTATTACTGAAACGCGGAGCCGTTAAAAAAGAATTCAATTACAAAAGTTTTCTAGATTCAGGGAATGATGCAGTTTTACCCGAGTTACAATCATTGGATTCTTTGTTTGTGCCAGCCTCCCCTTTAGTTGGGAATATCGAACAAGAATTTGATGCTTCAAAACTTGCTAATTCAGGTGACAGTGCAGACTCTCGTAGTTCTATCAAAGTCTTTGGTGAAGTAAATGCGCCAGGGTCATTTTCATACAATGAAAAAACTGATCTTGTTGATGTTTTGATGCGCTCTGGTGGCGTTACTCGCTATGCAGGCGTTGAGCAAATTCGCGTTATTTCAAACAACACGCCTACTTTATTCAATCTAAAACAATACTTAGACAGCGGTGATACAAGCTTACTGCCCACACTGCTACCTGGCTCAACCATTTTTGTTCCTAAACAAGAAGAAGAAATCAAGTCCGGTGCGAACACTGTTTACATTATGGGAGAAGTAGCGGAACCGGGTGCTTATGAAGGAAAAAAAGGCGCGACCTTCATGGATATCCTAGCAAATGCTGGTGGACCAACACGCTTTGCTGAGTCCCGCCAAATACGTGTTATTAAAGCGAGTGGTCGAGTATTGAAGTTTGACCTAACAGCATACACAGAGGGCTTAAAAGGTGCGAACCCTCCGGGGATTCAAGCCGGTGACGCGATTTTCGTTCCTGAAAAAACAGACATGAATGAGAAGTCGTGGTTAAAAATTTCACCAGACCGTGCAGTTAATGTGATTGGCGAAGTCGTAAGACCAGGACGAATCGAATGGTCAGATGAAATGGATTTGATGGATTTGCTGGCACACGTTGGCGGACCAACCTTAAGAGCTGACACAACTAAAATTGAAGTCGTCACCGGAAGAAAATTAACCGTTTTTAATTTGGATGATTATATTCGTAATGGAGCGCCAAGAGATCAACTTCCCTTCGTTAATGCCGGAGCAATTATTCGAGTACACGACTTACCGCAAGACCCTTCAGACAATAAATCTCAATGGGTACGTCAAAGCTCTGATGCTTCTATCTATGTTTTTGGCCAAGTAAACGCTCCAGGGCGTTACCGATTCACCAAAGACATGCATTTCCTAGATATTTTATCTGCAGCTGATGGACCAACCAAAGATGCCGACATTCATAATATTCGCATCACACACAGAGATAAAAGTTATTCAAAAGTCAGCAAATTAAACTTGTCATTATATTTTGAAACGGGTGATGAATCTTTACTTCCAAGCGTCACGACTGGTGATACGATTTTTATCCCCGAGAAAGATAAAAATTGGCTAGATCGTTCAAAAGAATCAACAGTTAGAGTATTAGGAGCCGTCAACAATCCTGGTAGATACGTATTCAATGACAATATGACAGTATTAGATATTTTGGCAGAAGCCGGAGGACCAAGAGAGAATGCTTACCTTGAGAAAATAACAGTCGTCAATATGTCTTGTTGCCAAGGTCAAGCTCGTACTTTTGACCTTATTGAGTTCAGTAAAACAGCCAATATCTACCACCTTCCAGTGCTTCGTGCCGGTGATACGATATTCATTCCAGACCGTCGTGATAGCTTCCTTGAAAAAGCACGAGTTGGTCTAGAAGACATTTTAAGGCTAACCACCACCATAGTACTGATAGGGGCACTGTAATGACTATATCTGCCACCCATGCTGAAATTGAGCAACTTTACCTTGCTACTGAGCTAAATGAGCATAAATCAATTTGTGTGACTGCCTGCCATTCAGGTGACGGCGTCACATCTGTAGCTACTGCTTTAGCCGAGCGTTACTTACTTGCAGGGCATTCAACACTTTATGTTGACTTAAATTTGTTCAACCCAGCATTTAAAGACGTCAATATGCTAAATGAACCTAATGGTGAACATTTGATTGAGCATACTGAAACAAATCGCATGTTTGTTGGTGTGCCAGCTCCCCGTCAAGCTTCTACACAACTTGCTTATAAAGACCCAGCAACCTTGACTAAAGTAATAGAACAGTGGTTAGGAAGTTATGATCGAGTGATCATCGATACATCCCCAATTTTGAATATCAATAAAGGGAATATTCCGGCGCAAAGTATCGCAAGTGCCTGCGATACAACCTTATTAGTCATCGCTTATGGGGAGACATCTACCCATCATTTAGAGCAAGCTAAATCTTTACTCTCCGGCAGTTCGATCAATATCATGGGAGCTATCATGAACATGAAAAACACACCCAGCTTTGCCCAAGAACTGGCTCGCCAAATAAACAAAGCTTGGTTCATTCCTAAAAAAATTAGAAACAACTGGGTCAATAAACTGGTCAGAAATGAATTTCTTAATTTGCCTATTTAATTTTGAAACAAGCGCTTCACAATTACTAAAAAAGTCGCATACTCATAGTACAAGGATAATTGGTCGCTCTGTAGAAAATGCCAATGATAGAAGGAAGTTACATTGAACAATTTTAATCAAGAAAGTAAACAGCACCCATTAGCTCAGGTCGAAACAAGCTTAAGAATTGAAAGAGGAGCAGAGTTGGTTGATGAATCAATTTTGCAGCAAATGATCATCGACACTTCAGCTGAAATTATTCCTATGCTTATTGAACATTATGTTGAAGAATCGGCGACTCGCCTCGAAAACATTGTTCAAGCAGCACAAAACCGAGACCAAGAAACACTAGAATTTGAGACTCACACACTTGGCAGTACTTCTCTCGCTCTCGGTAATCATGCTTTATCTTTAGCCGCTAGAAAAATTGAACGTTTATGCCTTGAAAAACAATATTCGACGGCTTTTCCACTTGTTGCTGATCTCAAAGTATTAGCGGATGAATCCATACAAGCACTGATTGTAAGAAAAAATGAAGGCTTCACATCTTAAGTTTGATAACTAGCCACTTAGTAGTGGAATTTCAAATAGATAGAGTCTTTTATCTTTTTTTGTGTCTATATAAAAGTCAGTACTAAACAAACTATGCGCAAGCTAACATATAGAGTGGTTATGCATTGATGACCAAAGATCACTATGATATTGGTTGGGTAGGATAAAATTTCAAAGGAATTGTAAATGCGTCCAAAAGTATTATTAGTAGAAGACTCAACGTCCCTTGCCATATTATATAAACAGTACGTCAAAGATGAGCCATATGATATTTTCCATGTAGAAACGGGGAAAGAGGCGAAAACCTTCATTGAAAGGCATGCTCCTCAACTTGTCATTTTAGATCTAAAATTACCCGATATGCCAGGTGAAGAAGTACTCGATTGGATTTCAGAAAGTGAAATACCTACAGCGGTGATCATCGCTACAGCTCACGGTTCAGTTGACATTGCTGTAAGTCTCATTCAGCGTGGAGCTGAAGATTTCCTAGAAAAACCTATTCAAGCTGATCGCTTAAAAACCTCTGTTGCGCTTCACCTAAAACGCGCAAAGCTAGAACACCTTGTCGACGACATTCAAACAAAATTCGACCGCCAAAAGTTCCATAACTTCATTGGTTCTTGCTTACCAATGCAAGCCGTATATAAAACCATTGATGCCGTAGCCCCAACCACCGCCAGTGTTTTCATCAATGGTGAAAGTGGTACTGGTAAAGAAGTATGCGCAGAAGCTATTCACCAAGAAAGCCAGCGCAGAGATAAGCCATTTGTGGCAATTAACTGTGGTGCAATACCAAGAGACCTAATGGAAAGTGAGATATTTGGTCACGTAAAAGGCGCGTTCACAGGTGCAACAACAGACCGTAAAGGTGCAGCAATGCAAGCTCACGGTGGCACTCTTTTCCTTGATGAATTATGTGAAATGGAATTGGAGATGCAAAAGAAACTGCTTCGATTCCTGCAAACAGGAACATTCACTCCATTAGGTGGAAGCCGTGAGTTAAAAGTTGATGTACGAATTATTTGTGCAACGAACCGTGATCCTTTAGTGGAAGTGGAAGAAGGTCGTTTCCGAGAAGATTTGTATTACCGCGTTCATGTTGTGCCCATTGAAATGCCCCCACTCCGAGATAGAGGAAGCGACATAGTTACGCTGGCTAGCCACTTTTTGAAACTCTACGCCAAGCAAGACAAGAAAAAGTTCAAGTCGATAGACAAAGAAACGCAATCCATTCTTAAACGCTACCCTTGGCCTGGCAACGTACGTCAGTTACAAAATGTAATTCGCAACATTGTGGTTTTGAATAATGAAAGCAGCGTTTCGAAAGACATGATCCCACCGCCTATCAATAGTGTAAAAACAAGCTCAACACCTAAGTCTATTTCAGCTATTAACTCAGAAGTGAAGTCCGTTGCTCAAGCGATTCCTGACGAACCAATACAGGCTCATAGCTCTTTATTGACAGAAAGCTCTCCTCAAGCAGACGGTTCTTTGCAAACAGACAGCTTTTCGCAAACAAACAGTTCAGAACAAAGTTTCTCTGGTTCGAATGTCACCACCACAGGAGCACCACAGCATTCTGAAGACAGTGTTACAAAAACAGTGTCTAATATTTTGATGACTCCAAATGGACAAATACGTCCTATGTGGAAGATAGAAAGAGAAGCAATCCAGAATGCGATTAGCCACTGTGATGGAAATGTATTGAATGCTGCAGTGTTGTTAGAACTGAGCCCTTCCACCGTTTATCGTAAGAAGCAAGCTTGGGAATCAGACGATGAGCTTAACCAAGCCTAAAGTAAGATCAAACAACACTAGTATTGGAGCTCATTCAAGTTCGAGCTCCCATACTAGGTGTGTATTGGATGATGAGCTTGAACCCATTTCGACCACATCAAATAATAGAGAGAATGATTCCCTTTCCATTCACCCTGATGAAATTTGGCTGTTCCTAGACAGCCTAGTTTTTGGTGGTATAGAAGCTCATGTATTAGAACTCGCACAAGGTCTTTTGTCCTTCAATAAAACGGTTCGAGTCATATTAGTGACTCAGTATTCACCAGAGCCTGCAATCATAGCTAAGCTAACTGAAATTAACGTCCCCTACTCGTTTTTAGCTGATTTATCGCCTCAACAATCATCTACATTTCATCAATTAAAGTCAGCCTGCGATATATACAGCCCATCTTTAATTCACGCGCATGGTTACAAAGCGAGCTTGATAAGCAAATGGGTTAAACCATTTACCAGAAATAAGCTAAAGCAACTGTCTACTTATCACGCAGGAGAAACACCTCATGGAAAAGTTTGGTTTTATGACTTTGTCGACCGCTACTCTAGCTTTCTATCCAACCACTCCCTTGTGGTAAGCCGTAAAATTCAACAAAAAATACCCAGTAAATCATCACTCTTGAATAATTTCGTTACTCTCCCTTCTTCTGAGATTAGCCGTCACCACCAGCAAAAGAAGCAGGTTGGTTTTGTCGGTCGCCTAAGTCATGAAAAAGCCGCCGATCGCTTTCTCACACTGGCGGCATTATTACCCCAATGCTCATTCCATTTATTTGGAGACGGACCTGACCGAAAAACCTTACAAGCTCAGAAATCTGATAACCTTTTTTTCCACGGTCACCAAACCGATATGAGTAAAGTATGGTCACAAATAGATGTACTGGTTATCCCATCTCGATATGAGGGTTTGCCAATGGCGGCTTTAGAAGCAATGGCTCGTGGGATTCCAGTTATAGCGATGGCGGTAGGAAACTTACCTAATCTTATTCAGCATGGGGTTAATGGTTTTATTGCGAATGATGAATCGGAATTGCACCAATTGCTTATCAATTGGTTAGCGTTAACAGAAGATAAAAGACATCAATTAGCTGACAATGCTCAACACACCATAAAGAAAGATTACTCGCCAGAAGCCGTGATCCCTAAGCTTTTAAGTTGCTATCAACTTTAAGGAAATCGCTGCAACTTCAGATAAAGCACTTCAAATATAGAAAATGAACGTCAGATTAAAAACCGCTTCCCACTTCAACAAAGCTAATTCAAAGAAAGAAAATCAAGAAAAAGCCGAATGCATATGACATTCGGCTTTTTATAGGAAGAACCCTAAACAACGCTCGACTCTAAGAAAATAAGCTCTAAGCAGCTTTATTACGTACTTTTATTGCAATACAACCGACTAATATCAGCAAAGGGAACCTCACTGTTTCTACAATTAGCGACCCAATACCGCTGTAAGCAATGTAACCACCAGCAACACTTATCAAAAAGTTAATCAGCAGTAATAAAACGATAACCCCAATCATAAAATTAAACGGAACAGCTTTTGCCAATAATTGCCCTTTAAGTAAGGTTATCGTACCTGAAATAGTTATCAGCATTGCTAGCCAAAAAGTAAAAGTAGGCAACGGCCATATAACGGTTAATACGACAGTTAATAATGTTAATCCCCACCAGACGGCCTTAGAGCTTAGCAACTCACTAATATTCACGTCAGGCTTAGCATCTAATCGAACAATGTGCCACGTACCTAAACCACCTAAAATAGCGCCCATAGCTATGTCACTCAAGAATGAACTGCCTGAATAGATTTTAAAGATAGTGATCCAAACCAAACCTACCGCTAAATAAATCCATGCTTTGGTATCCGATAGTTTTTTTAGTTTCCAAATAACTAATGAACCCAAGCTCACCCATAAAGCTGCCACTAAGCTTGGAAAGCTATAACCAGTACTATCCACCAGCTTTAAAGACGGGATATACGCATGAGGTCTAGGAAATCCAAAGCCTTGATGCGCGATTAAGCTTAGCAATGTGACAGCAACTAAAGTAAAACCAAACTTTAAAGCGAACGATCTACCAA
This window harbors:
- a CDS encoding riboflavin synthase subunit alpha; this encodes MFTGIVQGVATVVAIDKKDKFQTHIIELNGQLAEGLAIGASVAHNGCCLTVTEINENRISFDLMQATLALTNLGDVNVGNDVNIERAAKFGDEIGGHSMSGHIALTATIQNIIKTENNRTIWFELPEASMKYVLSKGYIGIDGCSLTIGEVEDNRFSVHLIPETLNRTLFGRREVGERVNIEFDPQTQAIVDTVERVLAAKGNI
- a CDS encoding CPXCG motif-containing cysteine-rich protein, giving the protein MHNYTEKRVNCPHCGHSIGITLDASNGSQDFYDDCPACCRAIHLDMKVDELNDQINLSIDADDEQIF
- a CDS encoding Hpt domain-containing protein translates to MNNFNQESKQHPLAQVETSLRIERGAELVDESILQQMIIDTSAEIIPMLIEHYVEESATRLENIVQAAQNRDQETLEFETHTLGSTSLALGNHALSLAARKIERLCLEKQYSTAFPLVADLKVLADESIQALIVRKNEGFTS
- a CDS encoding glycosyltransferase family 4 protein — protein: MSTTSNNRENDSLSIHPDEIWLFLDSLVFGGIEAHVLELAQGLLSFNKTVRVILVTQYSPEPAIIAKLTEINVPYSFLADLSPQQSSTFHQLKSACDIYSPSLIHAHGYKASLISKWVKPFTRNKLKQLSTYHAGETPHGKVWFYDFVDRYSSFLSNHSLVVSRKIQQKIPSKSSLLNNFVTLPSSEISRHHQQKKQVGFVGRLSHEKAADRFLTLAALLPQCSFHLFGDGPDRKTLQAQKSDNLFFHGHQTDMSKVWSQIDVLVIPSRYEGLPMAALEAMARGIPVIAMAVGNLPNLIQHGVNGFIANDESELHQLLINWLALTEDKRHQLADNAQHTIKKDYSPEAVIPKLLSCYQL
- a CDS encoding MATE family efflux transporter codes for the protein MHRYKQEASNLVKLATPVLIASVAQTGMSFVDTVMAGGVSAIDMAAVSIAASIWLPSILFGVGLLMALVPVVAQLNGSGRQVKIPFEIQQGIMLALLISIPIIGVLFQTQYILEMMDVETAMADKTNGYMNAVMFAVPAFLLFQTLRSLTDGLSLTKPAMVIGFLGLLINIPLNWMFVYGKLGAPALGGVGCGVATAIVYWIMFALLLLYVVTSKRLAKINVFGEFHKPQLKAQVRLFKLGFPVAASIFFEVTLFAVVALLVAPLGSLIVAAHQVAINFSSLIFMLPMSIGTAVSIRVGHKLGESNIEGAKIATHVGILVGLATSFVTAALTVIFSENIALLYTDNRAVITIAMQLLLFAAIYQCTDAIQVIAAGALRGYKDMRAIFNRTFIAYWLIGLPLGYILGMTDWIVEPMGAHGFWIGFIVGLSSAAAMLGVRLHWMHKQDDNVQLEFGSR
- a CDS encoding OmpA family protein; protein product: MNISNRYLAITLSVLVVGCTSYPQQGTGGLAENYDSINYQNSDFSPVMPDEPLGPEHGLRFDWQLAKLHLDSLIREGARWCFPAAVVQAIEKQNRIARELQGGLLLDAANDIVIQRKRLNELEVQLDYVTSQTRCSPPKNESQFRLHLSVIENLYSLLNVDNQFAINSTEVNPKYMGKLAEAANILKEYKDLTLVVTGHADATGEEDYNDKLALGRAKQVERYLTIFGLSPQRIDTVSLGETVPLFEGKTDGTRLTNRRVSIEVISPEKLNNMGGSL
- a CDS encoding CpsD/CapB family tyrosine-protein kinase; translation: MTISATHAEIEQLYLATELNEHKSICVTACHSGDGVTSVATALAERYLLAGHSTLYVDLNLFNPAFKDVNMLNEPNGEHLIEHTETNRMFVGVPAPRQASTQLAYKDPATLTKVIEQWLGSYDRVIIDTSPILNINKGNIPAQSIASACDTTLLVIAYGETSTHHLEQAKSLLSGSSINIMGAIMNMKNTPSFAQELARQINKAWFIPKKIRNNWVNKLVRNEFLNLPI
- a CDS encoding DNA ligase, with amino-acid sequence MKLTQLTIATCLSFSSYAHQSYMPPESLVLANQYEQGVNVDEYWKSEKLDGVRAVWDGAHLHTRNGNRIYAPSWFTKNLPNVRLEGELWAGRGKFHIVQSTVLDQTPNDEAWKAIDLMLFDMPGAAGDYQKRYYNILHWVAVINEDHIKYVTHTPILSERILFEHLDNIGSDEGEGLMLRKVSSRYQAGRSNDLLKLKQHHDAEAIILGYKGGTGKYKGMMGSVLVKTKEGAEFYIGSGFTDELRLSPPEIGSTITFRYNGFTQNGIPKFARFVRQRSDY
- a CDS encoding NUDIX domain-containing protein; its protein translation is MFSRFYFIIILSLLSTFSVTADDLLPDHIKGALCLVRADNQILIVDELITGQLSLPGGTITPGEPASIAAQRETWEEAGLAVTVGHVLGYTDGAVVFDCVSDSEIISFQHRNELGGFELPIWFAPHYGVEVSRAMLIEPNSIAPEQYRYPEEWGRVTGMFGKASEQPVTYVDELIGAAPKIHQAELSGIKGFQTAIQSLPAAVSNLILSTDQLLKPWVFIVIIPMVAWYFGRSFALKFGFTLVAVTLLSLIAHQGFGFPRPHAYIPSLKLVDSTGYSFPSLVAALWVSLGSLVIWKLKKLSDTKAWIYLAVGLVWITIFKIYSGSSFLSDIAMGAILGGLGTWHIVRLDAKPDVNISELLSSKAVWWGLTLLTVVLTVIWPLPTFTFWLAMLITISGTITLLKGQLLAKAVPFNFMIGVIVLLLLINFLISVAGGYIAYSGIGSLIVETVRFPLLILVGCIAIKVRNKAA
- a CDS encoding STAS domain-containing protein; translation: MELRKIELNNTTLTLSIFGNLDAIGSRDVQTDIDDVISNDKHPEIEIDFSQVEFLDSSGVGAIVYMFKRLTERERNMRLENVKGQPLEIMNLLRIGHAIPVNSKSESH